The DNA sequence GAAAAAACGAAGCTTTAGAGGTTGCTCAATTCCAGGTGGCAGTTCTGTCTTGAAAAAATCATATAATACAACCCCACAAAACAGTGCTGGTATTAaagcaggagaaataaaaaacgTTCCTATAATTGCTAAAATTGTAGAAACAGATGCCATTTCACTTCAAAACAGGAGTGAATGCTATAAAACTGGGTTAAGCTCTGTTTTCAAGTGCATCTAAGGTGTCCTCACAGAAGACTGAGTGCTCAGTTCAtatgcagaaattaaatgtttattaaTGTTGCAATGCAATGTAATGCAATTTTCTCCACCCTTCTTTTGCTAATGATATTATTCACAACACTTGTGTGCTTTCTTTATACCCTTTACAAAAGGTGGGATTCAAACTATAAGGAAGTGATTAATACTATGAGCTTTTCACTACTAACAAGGAGAAATAATTATTCAGAGGGGCCTTGTTTTGAAGATGGTATTTTTGGTTTGTAGTGGATTCATTTTGGATGGACATTTCTCCTGTCAGTGTTAAATTTTAGTGATGTGGGGCTACTTGCATTTGTCATCAAAGCATATATACACttctctgagaagaaaaatactcaAATCCACATTTTTATTAAACTCTGTTTCATAGGGGAATGCACTGACACAttcatgctttatttttctttaaataagaaTATAATTGCTCTGTGTTTAAAATCAGTGCAAACCTGAATGTACACAAAGGTGTCTCCAGACACTTGAGGGCATGTTTGTAGATTGAAGCCACTGTTGCTGCTGGTAAAAGCTTTTTAGCAATTAACCCTCAGAGTTTCATATTCACTGTAATTCTTGTTTGCAGTTCAGTGTAGAGGCATTATGAATACATGTGTATTGTGAGGGATTGGTAACAGTTGGTGGCAGTTGTTTGGTGAAGTAATTTTTCTGGCTTGTGTTCTTCTTACTAGAATTACGTTTTCTACGtgatttaaaatttacatttgcCAAACATTTTGTGCCTTGGCTTTTAAAGTGGAATTCCAGTCTGAAAACTGATTTAGTCTTTAGTTTCATTAGCACAATATTTAAATCAAAGCAACACTGACAGCTGATTTGCACAACATTGGCTTGTGAAGGTAAGGATGTGTGGGATGAAGCAATGTCATAAATTTGTGCCAAGGTTTGTGAAATAGGGAGATCATTAGAGTCTTTTCTGGGCTGAGATTGGCTGATTTGGAGCCTTTCCCTTCCACAGAGCACAAATTTAGGATACAAGTAGTTAAAATGTTAGACTGTAGAGTATTGAAGCCAAAGCCAGATACCCATGGCCAGTGCTCAGCTTGTCCTAAGCTCATCAGGTGttctccccagggctctgcagcacagctggggcagcccagTGCTGTTTGTGGTAATTCTAGAAATGTTTCCCTGTAGTGTGATGTTATAGCACAGCCTGTGGGGATTTGGCTTTGTTCTGCCATATCTTCCTGTAAGAGCAGCACAGTTTACCTCAGTGCTTATTTCTGATGTCTGTGCCATCAGTCAAAATATCCTGAAATAAATTCTCACATGGTTATCAGCTCTGAATCTTGTCTTTCAGCATTCTTGATGATTTCTTATGTTTGAATCCTCAGAGGAGGcaatttctgttctttctaaAGAACCTTTAatcaagaattaaaaatttttaaaggtaCTTAGTACTTCAGTGGCAGTTAATGAAACTTTTAAAGGTGACCAAAGGCAATTAAACACCTGCTATTCATGTGATCAGATTATGAAAGCCTTATACCAAAGAGCACATGTCTGTCTGCTGTTACCTCTATGAGCTCTTGCTGACACAGTTTTGACACAAGATTTCTTCTCCTATTCAATGAGTCAGTAATTAATCAGCtttaatcaaaaccaaaacacctcACACATGCCACCTCTGTTTTGAAACCTTGATGGACCTGATAGAGTAGGAGGAAAATTGCTTTActgtctttttatttaaaaataaatttacaaagGGAcagtttggagttttttgttcatttgctttttgttgttaGGCGCTGGCAGTTGTACGGTCATGACAATCTGAACAAAAATCTTTCAGTTCTGCATTCCAGCCTTTCTGTTGTTAAAGAAATGTTGGTGAATCaatgtttcaaaataatatCCTAATGTTTTAATCTCTTAATATATGATATTGTTGGAGTATACTCAGCATGTGAATTTAGGGCATGTTCTAGCTCTGTGCTGTTTGCACCTCCAgtcctccttgtcctgttaACACAATGTCCAAGTTTTTCCAGAATCAAGCAAGTCCCATGGTCTGAGAGCTGCTTGGTCCTTCTGGGGATGTTTATGTTGACAATTGTGTGAAGATGCTTGGTGCTTTATATTCCATGTATTTCACCTATTTCCAGTCTGGCCAGCCATTCCTGTAACCACAGGGTGGGTAGGAAATCCATGGTCAGTGTCAGATTCTCAAGTTGTTACAAAACAGTCGGTGAGcttttcagtgggttttttccccagttgTTTTTGAGGTGGTAAATATccaaagaatgtttttatttcatttgaatCCACTGCATGAAATGAGTACCTTGTATCTTCTCAAACAAAAAGGCTTCTTCTCTATCCATCTAGTAGAGAGGTAGTTCTTTAAATGGTGGGTGTTGGATGTGTTTTGATAGAGCCatacttttgtttttcagcaaactcatccccaaaccccaattTCCACACAGTCTTTACCTGTGGATGAGAACAGCCTTGCACTAACTAAAGTTGATGAGATTCCACTAAACCAGAGAAAATGAACACAGGGTGGAGTTTGACATTGTAATGAGAGCTATGGGCCTTGTGTGGTTCTTTATTGTTATAAAACAGCTACTCAGAGCTCCCAAAATGATTCTTTATTCATTGAACTTGGTGTTGCTGGAGTTTAATTGGTTAATGTAATGCTTGATGAGTACAGAACTGACAATAGTTGGGTAAATGCTTCCCATTTTCTCATCAGCAAGCCTCCATTTATGCATTCTAAAATTCATTCTCTTGATTTTTCAGCATATTTCTAATAGTTATAGTAATGATGGGAAGGGGAAGTACAATAATGATACCTACCCAAAGAAATGTGGTCTTTGCAGGTTTTCCCAAGACTCTGCTTTGTGGATTTTCTAAAGCTTCACACATAGCTTTGTAGGCTGAGAATGTGTAAAACTCATCAACTTCCCCTTAATTATTAGTggaagaggcaggagctgaCAAACCCAACACTATGCAAGGCAGGAGCACTCAGGGGAGTTGTGCCAATGAATTCTGTGACTGTCATGAGTTATTGGTTTCCTTGTGAAGTCTCTCTAAAACATTACAACACGTTTCACTTGTGATTGCAGGCTGTTTCCAGCACTGCTAACCTGGAGTTAGTTGACTATTGCAGAGTTTCTCTGTGTAACACAGGAAATCCTATGATGAGTAACTGAAGCATTGTAAGGTAGTCAGCTGTGATGACTGAGTATTGATTCCAGCAGGTATGGCCAGgaagcagaaaacaggaaaaaataacatattacaaagaaaatttaaaccCAAAAATAATAGCTTCTGAtagagttcttttttttttaatgttcatttcAAAGTGAAACACTCTGGTAAATATAATTTgccttgctttttaaaattattcttattttctctaGGTAATTTAGCAGACCAATTAGAATCTGTAGAGTTCTTTAACTGACTGTTTTTACACTTAGAGCATGGAAGGAACTTGCCATACTTCAGTTcacatttcttcatttcacaTTATGTAAACAACTGAATGAAGGCCCCTCAGAGCTTTTCATACCTGTAAGCCTGAGTCTTCTGATGTGTGAGATGGATTTAATGTGCCCTTCACAGTGACAATAAGAAGCATTAAGAAATGACAGCTTAGTACATGCTGTTCCATACTGCTTTTTAAAGGTGCTGTGTATTTGCTTCATCTGCCTTTGCATTTAGGCTGCCTCCTACCTTTCAGTGTCCTCCCTTCTTGTTATCTCCATCTCCCCACCCAAATAAGTATCTAGTTCCCATATGCTTTGCTCTTACAACAGAAAGCCACCTTGCACTTGGCATAAATCTTTATTTTGgccttttctttctgccttctcttcTTTGAAGTCTGTCCCTTCCAAATGACTCCTAGGCTAAACAGCTGCCAACAAGTTGTGGAGAAAAAGCTgtactgtatttaaaaaaaaaaaaaaaaaggtgaatgtTATGTATTAGCATTCAGTGATGGAAATTCAGATCTTGTGTTGCGCAGTTCAGAGCAGGTACATTTTTGAAATGCTTATTCAGCTGGAGGGTTTTGtagagcagcactgggaaatgTGGATGGATTGTCTGTATCTCTGTTGCTGTGCAGTTCTGTTCCTCAGAGTGAATGTATTCTGCTCCATACACATGGAATCCAAAAAGCTGCTCTGGAACATCCACTTGGGACTTCATGGCAGGTCATCACATCAAAATGAATCTTATTAAATCAGAAGTTGCTTGAATGTAAATATAACAACTTCAACTGCCCTTCTTTTCCTGTGGGCAGGTTTGTCTGAGTCTCAGTATTCCAGATACTCAGGTTAGCAGTGGCTGCACTCTCATAGGAACCAGCAAACACAGTGAATAACTGAGACAAGGAAGACAGCAATAAAAGCAGCCAGAGTTTGCAGGATTCTGCCTGAGCAGTACAGAGAATGGGTATCATAGGCAGAGAATAGTGTTAAATAacattatttctaaataataGAGCTAGTAAATTTGGGATGTTTTCTAATTtcctgtttatttaaaaaatgctgtggtATCTGAGTTGTAACTAGTGTGGTATAAAGAGGTGATGTGAAGACAGCAAAGCAGAGGATAATTGAAGTTGTAAACTTCTGTAGTTCTCCACTCCAAACTTTATTGGTTAGAACAGGTAATCTAAAGTTGTTATGGCTTAATATGTGCTCTTTTATTAAACAGAAAGCTTCAGGCTATGAAGGCATAAGAACAAGTTCAGTAAAATATTGAAATCAAACCACAGTTTGACCTTTGGTAATGTGTTTCAGGTACTCACATTGTGTGCCCAGAGCACCAAGAGGTTTCCCAGGTTATTACAGACTCGGCTGGTGCTGACATCTGGTGATGGAATGATGCAGGGCAGtttgctttcccttccttcatCTCCTTCAACATCTtcctgtcacacagagcagctcaaaGAGCGTCAGGCCCTCCCAGCTGCACTGAGCTTCCCAGCATCTCACTGGTTTTCAGGTTTCTCACTGGTTTTCAGGTTTTGACAGTGTTCCACTCTGTTCCTGAATCCTTTTATTTGTGTTACAGTGCTCATGGGCAAACTCTAAACACCAATTAAAGAAATGTGGCTCATGCCCACCTTCTCTGGGGTTAATACCTCTGGATGAACCAGCCTTGTCCACACCCTGTTGCTgtctggagagcagcttgggCTTTCACTTCACTCAGGGTGCAAACTCTGGAGGGAATTATGACCTCAGGCAGCTCACCCTCCTCCCTTGAGGAAGGAACTAGTGGTTTTTGTCAGGATGGGAAGGAACTGCCCCAGCTAAGGAAACTTACTTGTCAACATTGTATTTTCCTAAGTTCTTTATAGGCAAAAAACTCATCAATAACCAGGAGCCCTctgggttttaaaaaatatatatctgtaGTATCTTCATCATATGGTCTTTGGGGTGTAATACCCATGAGAGGTTTGACAGCTGTCAGCCTTTGTGTTAGTCTGACTCATTGTGTATTTTAATGTCAGGAATGTAGTGCTCTATCCCTTTATGGACAAACTGCCACTGGTGTCATGTGAGCATTcatggcacaggttgcccatGTGGAAAACAGGCAGCATtcagcagtgtcagtgtcagtgTGTGTGCCTAGAAATCAGGAAAACCCTGGAGAAGATTTCCTGAGCTTTATGCTTATTTGCATTGTATTCATTCAGAGATGCCATATGGAAGATCCCTATaggattttcccttcttcctgaCTACTGTGTGAGTGTAACTAAATGTAATTCATATTGTTCTGGCAGGCTTTCTTTGCTCATATGCTGAGTGTAAATAGCCATGCAGAGCATTGCAGGAAAGCCTTTCCCTTGGTTGTAGGGTATATTCTGTTGGATCAAGTGTCTCACATAACTGTCTGCAGCAGCCTTGCTTTTGGTTATAGTTTAAAGGAGCCAGTGGGGGGCAGAAAACACATAGAGTAATATCAGATACAGAGAGTATTCTGTGAAAATTATAGAGCTAGAAATTTCCCTGACAAGAATGGTGGTAATTTCAGTGTGTGAGGTGTTCCAGGTGTTAATTTAAGCAAAGACAGAAGTTTTGACTGTCAGTAAAACTGCATCCTCGCCCTGGTTTTGATTCTTCATGGAAATGCATCCTGCCTCCAAGAAGAACTTACTGAAGAATTTAAGACAATAGAGTCTAGTGAGATGAGAAGTTATTATAATTCAGGACATAACATTATAACAAAACCTGAAACAATGACACTGTTCTACAATTATACATTCACCTCAGAACGGTGTAAGTAAAACATTTACTGACATTTCTGGCAATACTTGAGttcatttctgagaaaatagctttacatttttgtaacgccattttattttgtattggTTTCCTTGCTCATTCATCTCTTGTTGTAAACAGTTTAAGATTGACctgaactttgattttttttttttttttttaattttctcaatcattctcctttctctccaaGGGCTCTTGACACTGTCCCTCAAAGGGAGAGTCCTTCCTTCatcaggcagtgctggcctACACTTTGTAAAGGAACTGATAGTACTTTATATTCCCATGTATCTATtatctatatataaaatgtgtatgtatgtttttttaatagatgtTGTTTTCTTTAACCAAGACTTGTTATAACATCTGTAGTTGCAGGCCtgccctttctctctcttcctctccttctcttccccttctttcatttctgtctatgtttgcatttttcctgCTACATTCAGTTCTCTTTAAGCTTGTCTCAAATTGAGCTCACAGTCTTTTTAAGTCTTTAACCATACTCTTTATACACTGATCCTGTAGATTCACACCCTATTACCTGCCCCAGGTTGTTTTCAAATGTGGTTTGTGTTCTAATAGTACCAGAACTTTACTGAACCAGACCACATTGCAAACCTCATGCTATAAGGATGAGATCTTTAATGGCTACAAGAGAGAACTGAAGAGCtggcagaggaaagaaatgtaatttcacCCGATTTTGCCTCTCCCAAGAGAAAATTAAGCAAAGGCCATCATGCAATGAAATTAGTGGGTAGAAAGAAGACAGATGCAATGCAGAAATTTAAGGTGATGATTTAAGTAAAGGAAAATTGaggatgtaaaaaaaataagtttgtaAGCAAAAAGAGATAGGAATCAGGAAAAGAGAGCAAGAAATGGAATTTTACATTAGTCTTAGAAAATTTACAATCTTTTGCAGGCCTTTAGCTCCAGAGCGGAATCCTACCACCTTACCAAAAAGTGCTAAGAACACTGTTCCATGGAACCCCTCCTGCAGGTGGCACCAGGTCACTTTTATACCATGGTCCTCTAATCTTTTCTTGTACAGCAGTCCATCATCTCTGAGCACATCAAATTCACAGGTCAAAATGAAAGTCTCAGGAAGCTGAGGAATCACACTGTCTTCAGCCAACAGTGGTGAAAAAACAGGGTCAAACATGGACTTAACCATTTCACAGAGTTCTTTTGAGGGTAGATATGTTGGACTTGGTTTGTAACCTCTTGTTTTAAACTCATGAGGGATGTAGTCAGGACTTACCCACTTCTGATATTTCAGTCTCCTATCTTCTGAAACATGGCAGCCTTTAAATAGTTCTTCAATGATGCCCAAGTCCAAATTAACATACTTCAAGCCAAGAACAAGGGTTCGTTCCTTTAGCAAAATGGGGACTCCCTTATTCTGCTGATAAGAAGGCAAATTGAAGTCCACACACTGCAGAAAAGGATATATTAGGATTTGTGCTCTCAGCTTTGGGAGATCTCTTCTGTTCACCAGGGCTTGGGCGACAGCAGCAGTGAGTGTCCCTCCACTGCTGTCTCCACAGATGACAACACGGGAAGGGTCAACTCCATGGTCTTGTGCAGTCCTCAGAAAGTGGATGGTAGCAGTGAGGCAGTCCTCAAACTGGGTTGGATATGGGTGCTCAGGAGCTAAACGATATCTAAATAAGAGTGAAAGTGTTTTAGCACAGCCATTTCTAGTGAATGGGCCAATGGAATCTTGTAACTCATTTATTTCTCtcaaaagacaggaaaatacCCTGTGATTATAATTGCAGCAATAGAATTCCTCCAAATTAGTGCTTTTGATGTATTATTTGCTATTGTTCATGTTTGGGGGAGTTAGTACACTGTTCTACCTTTGCAAAATACTTCTTTACCTATCTTGTGACTGAAGGCACATGAGAGTTGTTTTGGAATTAGCTGGCAAGGCGGGTGTGTCAATCAGTTATCATTAATTCCAGTcagaaaatgaacatttaaCAACAAATTGTTAGAGAATATGAGCATAGGAAATATGAGCATAGAAAATCGATAATGAAAATCTGAAAGGTTTTCAGTGTTCTGGAAGCTGAATTCTTTAAACAGAATCAATGAGTTATTGGTTCTTCAAGTATTTTAGGATATAAACAGCAATTAGTGCAATTGCAGTCAACTCTTTGCCTGGACTTTTAaacattgtttcttttaaaaaagtattacaGCTcatcagagaaatatttttaatggtcATCTCAGTTTGACTACAAGTTAAATGTGGATTTCCTTGTTCCATTTCTTCATGCAGATGCATCATGCCTGCAAGTATAACTTACTGAAGAATTTAAGACAATGGAGTCAAGtgtaaaaattccttttgaGAGTGGATATGTCAAACTTGGTTTGTAACCTCTTGTGTTAAACTCATGAGGTTCTTGTATTTTTCAGTACTTCTAAAATGAATTATTTGGTGTTCTGGGCAATTGTACTTTCAAAAGAAACAGCCTGAGGTGGTTTGAATAGGGctctagaaaacaaaaacatcctCATGTCTTAGTGCTCGCTACAAATGATAAAATTACTGTAATGGatttcatttggaaataaaCAGTTGGGGATTAGTTGACTAATTCCTCCTGAGAGGAATTAGTGCTGGTGAAAGGCATGGATCATTAAGGATTGGTACTGAATGTACTTCAGAAGGAGCTTGACTGCAGTAAAGGCTTGCAAACCTAGGGTCAGAGTCTGGGCTGGGTCCCCTTACCCAACAGACACCACCACGGAATTGGTCTTCCTGCAGAAATAGCGGCAC is a window from the Molothrus ater isolate BHLD 08-10-18 breed brown headed cowbird chromosome 23, BPBGC_Mater_1.1, whole genome shotgun sequence genome containing:
- the LOC118695018 gene encoding arylacetamide deacetylase-like 4, with the translated sequence MELLLAIFLAVLTGIVAIAFYYEHPKAEIPHGISERQKLYVLHYLMNFGFGLATFLDKVGVISEVHLLRVIMDTIPPLKDSRLLIEDLRFERVKVRIYQLKTSNKNLRRGILYFHGGVGRFGSIRAYERKCRYFCRKTNSVVVSVGYRLAPEHPYPTQFEDCLTATIHFLRTAQDHGVDPSRVVICGDSSGGTLTAAVAQALVNRRDLPKLRAQILIYPFLQCVDFNLPSYQQNKGVPILLKERTLVLGLKYVNLDLGIIEELFKGCHVSEDRRLKYQKWVSPDYIPHEFKTRGYKPSPTYLPSKELCEMVKSMFDPVFSPLLAEDSVIPQLPETFILTCEFDVLRDDGLLYKKRLEDHGIKVTWCHLQEGFHGTVFLALFGKVVGFRSGAKGLQKIVNFLRLM